One window of Botrimarina mediterranea genomic DNA carries:
- a CDS encoding YoaK family protein, giving the protein MHSNRVVIAGGCALAFGASFANTGFVLHTGTSVSHLTGDIAKLTIDIASWSPETLAEAYRVAAAAGFFFCGAVTAGFLIHHPTLDLSRPYGRTVTGIGALFLAAACLVTRSPLVSIGLAGFGCGLQNAMANHYRGIVLRTTHLTGMFTDFGVNLGMKARGHGIPTWKIAVPLLIILSFCLGGACAVVSQKSGWDTVAIAGAAYLIAGIGWSIWKHGVLLPRERGRSSQAMDAIEE; this is encoded by the coding sequence ATGCATTCCAATCGAGTTGTTATCGCGGGGGGCTGCGCGCTGGCTTTCGGGGCCTCCTTCGCCAACACGGGATTCGTCCTGCACACGGGGACCTCGGTCAGTCACCTCACCGGCGATATCGCCAAACTGACGATCGACATCGCGAGTTGGTCGCCCGAGACGCTGGCGGAGGCCTATCGCGTCGCGGCAGCGGCGGGGTTCTTCTTTTGCGGCGCCGTGACGGCCGGGTTCTTGATCCACCACCCGACGCTCGACCTGTCGCGTCCGTACGGCCGGACGGTCACGGGCATCGGCGCCCTCTTCTTAGCGGCCGCCTGCTTGGTGACCCGATCGCCGCTGGTGAGCATCGGGCTTGCGGGCTTCGGGTGCGGGCTGCAAAACGCGATGGCGAACCATTACCGCGGGATTGTGCTGCGAACGACCCACCTGACCGGGATGTTCACCGACTTCGGCGTCAACCTCGGCATGAAGGCCCGCGGACACGGGATCCCCACGTGGAAGATCGCGGTGCCGCTACTGATCATCCTCTCTTTCTGCCTGGGTGGCGCGTGCGCCGTGGTGTCGCAGAAATCGGGATGGGACACCGTCGCGATCGCCGGGGCGGCCTACCTGATCGCGGGTATCGGGTGGTCGATCTGGAAGCACGGAGTGCTGCTCCCACGGGAGCGAGGCCGATCGAGCCAGGCGATGGATGCGATCGAGGAGTGA